From Glycine max cultivar Williams 82 chromosome 11, Glycine_max_v4.0, whole genome shotgun sequence, the proteins below share one genomic window:
- the LOC547737 gene encoding cyclin-dependent kinases regulatory subunit, translated as MGQIQYSEKYFDDTYEYRHVVLPPEVAKLLPKNRLLSENEWRAIGVQQSRGWVHYAIHRPEPHIMLFRRPLNYQQQQENQAQQSMLVK; from the exons ATGGGTCAGATCCAGTACTCCGAGAAGTACTTCGATGACACTTACGAATATAG ACATGTGGTTCTTCCTCCTGAAGTCGCAAAACTGCTTCCCAAGAATCGTCTTCTCTCCGAA AATGAGTGGCGGGCAATTGGGGTTCAGCAGAGCCGTGGCTGGGTTCATTATGCAATTCATCGCCCTGAGCCACACATAATGCTCTTCAGGAGGCCTTTGAATTATCAGCAGCAGCAGGAAAACCAGGCCCAGCAAAGCATGCTTGTCAAATGA